The Terriglobales bacterium DNA segment AGGACCAGAACGCACGCGAGCTGAACCATGCCGAGGAAGTTGGCCGCGTGGTACTCCCAGCGGGTGACCACGCGGCGATAGTTATGCAACCAGGCGAACAAACGCTCGATG contains these protein-coding regions:
- a CDS encoding IS5/IS1182 family transposase codes for the protein IERLFAWLHNYRRVVTRWEYHAANFLGMVQLACVLVLLRHL